CTCGAGTGGAATAGTTTGTCTTCGACCCATTATCTCAATAATTTAGTTCACAGCGGGCAAAATGACAGGCGATTGGCGCAGTACATCGGATTGGCGCCTGTTGTGCCCGGACCAGTGGTGCCTGGCAGGCGAAATCCAGCGCCAAGTGTGCGATTTTTCAACATGAGCATTTTGCCCGAAAATAGGTGATAATCCCGTCAGACAAGGCACATTCAGGGGTACGTATTCATGCCAATAAGTCCTGCAGCGGACATCATCGAAGAACTGAGGCAAGGCCGCATGGTCGTGCTGATGGATGACGAAGACCGGGAAAACGAGGGTGATCTGGTCATGGCCGCCGAGCATGTTCGCGCTGACGACATCAATTTTATGGCCAAGTATGGTCGTGGCCTTATTTGCCTGACTTTGACCCGTGAACGTTGCGAGCAGCTCAATCTTCCTCTCATGGTCAGTGATACGCTGACCAACCAGACGACAAATTTCACGGTCTCAATCGAAGCGGCCGAAGGTGTCACGACCGGTATTTCCGCTGCCGATCGCGCGCGTACGGTTCAGGCAGCAGTGAAAGCGGGTGCCAAGCCGTCTGATATCACCATGCCTGGCCATATTTTCCCGTTAATGGCCCAGCGTGGCGGGGTATTGGCGAGAGCCGGTCACACGGAAGCTGGCGTGGATTTGCCACGGCTTGCCGGCCTGGAACCGGCCAGTGTTATCTGCGAAATCATGAATGAAGACGGTACCATGGCGCGCTTGCCGGAACTGGTGCCATTTGCCGAGCAGCACGGCCTGAAAATAGGCACTATTGCGGACCTGATCCATTACCGCATGGAGCGCGAAGCCACGGTTCGACGCATTGGAGACTACCGGGTGCCAACAGATTTTGGCGAGTTCCAGGCAACCAGTTACCACGATGATATTAATGGCAACGTGCATCTCGCTTTGAGCAAGGGCATTATTGATCGCAACAAACCGACACTGGTGCGTGTTCATGTTCAGGAAACCATACTTGATGCATTCACCGACGCCCACCGGTCACGCAGCTGGACTCTCAACGAGGCTCTGCATCATGTAGCCGAGGAAGGCAGTGGTGTTGTTGTGATCCTCAACCAGACTGCATCGTCAGACGAACTGTTAAAGCGTCTTGATCGTTTTCGTAACGATGATCAATCGCAGGCACGTCCGGTGCACGTGCGTGATGAAATGCGCACCTATGGTCTTGGCAGCCAGATATTGACGGACCTGGGTGTTGGCAAAATGCGTGTTATGGGACATGCTATCAAGACGCCAGGTATGTCAGGGTTCGGACTCGAGCCGGTTGAATACCTGGAAACGAGTCATACCGATCAACAAGACAAAACCAAGAAGCAGGCAGGATGAGTATTAGAACAATTGAAGCAGATGTAGTTGGCCGCGATGCGCGTATTGGCATTGTTCTCGGTCGCTGGAATGATTTCATTGGTGAAGCATTGCTGAAGGGGGCCATCAGTGGCTTGCGTCGCCACGGCGTCGATGAATCCGCCATTACCGTGGTTCGTGTACCCGGAGCATTTGAAATCCCGCTTGCACTCAAGGCCCTGGCCGATAGCGGTGACTATGATGGTCTGGTCGCACTGGGTGCAGTGATTCGCGGGTCAACGCCGCACTTCGATTATGTTGCCGGCGAGTGCGTCAAGGGCATGGCCCAGGTGAATATGCAGTCAGGTATACCGGTTTCATTTGGTGTATTGACCGTCGATACCATCGAACAGGCTATAGAGCGTGCCGGTACCAAGGCAGGCAACAAGGGCGAAGAAGCCGCGTTGTCTGCACTGGAAATGGTTAATTTGATGAAGCAGCTCAAGGGCTAGTGATCCCGAAAGGGGGTTAACATGACTCAAGGCAGTCGGCATCTTGCGCGCCAGGCGGCCGTGCAGGCGCTTTATCAATGGCAGTTAACCGAGCAGGCCCCGGAAGACATTGAGGATCATTTCATTCTTGATCATGAGATGAGCCAGGTTGACATGGAGTATTTCGACTTGCTGGTACGCCAGGTACCACTCCATGTGCATGAACTGGATGATTACCTGATACCGTATCTTGATCGGGAGATTGATGAAGTTGACCCGGTTGAGCGTGCCATCCTGCGTATAGGCGTATATGAATTCGAGTTTCATCTTGAAGTGCCCTACAAGGTGATCATTAACGAGGCGGTGGAACTGGCCAAGACTTTTGGTGCAGAGCATGGCCACAAGTTTGTTAATGGTGTGCTCGACAAGGTGGCCGCACGCTTGCGTGCCGCTGAAATCAAGAGTGCGCCGTCAACCGCCTGAGCATTTCCTTGCCTGAATTCCAGCTGATTCAAACCTATTTTTCCCGTCAACCAGTGCACCGGGCTGATGTCGACATCGGTATCGGTGACGACGCTGCACTGGTGTCACCTGCTGAAGATATGCAATTGGCCGTTGCTGCTGATGTGCTGAACGAGGGCGTGCATTTTCCTGCCGGTACGGATGCCCGTGCAATTGGTC
This genomic window from Gammaproteobacteria bacterium contains:
- the ribBA gene encoding bifunctional 3,4-dihydroxy-2-butanone-4-phosphate synthase/GTP cyclohydrolase II produces the protein MPISPAADIIEELRQGRMVVLMDDEDRENEGDLVMAAEHVRADDINFMAKYGRGLICLTLTRERCEQLNLPLMVSDTLTNQTTNFTVSIEAAEGVTTGISAADRARTVQAAVKAGAKPSDITMPGHIFPLMAQRGGVLARAGHTEAGVDLPRLAGLEPASVICEIMNEDGTMARLPELVPFAEQHGLKIGTIADLIHYRMEREATVRRIGDYRVPTDFGEFQATSYHDDINGNVHLALSKGIIDRNKPTLVRVHVQETILDAFTDAHRSRSWTLNEALHHVAEEGSGVVVILNQTASSDELLKRLDRFRNDDQSQARPVHVRDEMRTYGLGSQILTDLGVGKMRVMGHAIKTPGMSGFGLEPVEYLETSHTDQQDKTKKQAG
- the ribE gene encoding 6,7-dimethyl-8-ribityllumazine synthase produces the protein MSIRTIEADVVGRDARIGIVLGRWNDFIGEALLKGAISGLRRHGVDESAITVVRVPGAFEIPLALKALADSGDYDGLVALGAVIRGSTPHFDYVAGECVKGMAQVNMQSGIPVSFGVLTVDTIEQAIERAGTKAGNKGEEAALSALEMVNLMKQLKG
- the nusB gene encoding transcription antitermination factor NusB — protein: MTQGSRHLARQAAVQALYQWQLTEQAPEDIEDHFILDHEMSQVDMEYFDLLVRQVPLHVHELDDYLIPYLDREIDEVDPVERAILRIGVYEFEFHLEVPYKVIINEAVELAKTFGAEHGHKFVNGVLDKVAARLRAAEIKSAPSTA